In Candidatus Cloacimonadaceae bacterium, a single window of DNA contains:
- a CDS encoding dynamin family protein, whose protein sequence is MLLNPENTQIDTVIKRLAELGSIVGRSEAVETLHKLNSNYQKGIFRIVVIGEIKKGKSSFINALLGQPSLVPVQDDIATSTVYKLVYGKEHKIRVYFKDIENKIQNRIIKEAEIAEYGTEDGNPQNKKGVEFIAIQSPNPLLKKGIVIIDTPGLGGIIKQHKEITWKYIPNADAIFFVCDSVETLLSRAEIEYLQKLKTLSPYIFFVQTKTDIVPQTQWEAWMTRNKDILAKELNVPKEKLIYFPVSSKLKHKADRIKSGKELDRSGFSKILYFLYNHLIPQKSDKLYQNLLISTISHAIEIHRLLTEKMIITSAENKEQLDTIEKQILEERSKYENWRNTEYPSLVKEFQDNLDTLKRTTRDSLFRDLDPSPNGTLVSSFVKEIREMDVDSDGLNTAAQEIISVFIDKCHEMINSVLEYHNKQEYELCSDLSQKLLNSEFVADQIRFNPIDVRPKDTLGIPTSTFEKARTALYGGMAGGMLASIVAGIIFPPSLIVTIIGGALGGAAATLDAQKRKREEYLRTLESILCDTARRMQSESIRCFENTFIQYDKRIRDMLGLAIKQRDNEFKNKLSEIQAARQQTQEQRKENTSTLQEMIKSVKKVIDDLNISIQEIKQ, encoded by the coding sequence ATGCTATTGAATCCAGAAAACACTCAAATTGACACAGTTATTAAACGATTAGCTGAGTTAGGATCGATTGTTGGAAGATCCGAAGCAGTTGAGACACTGCATAAGTTAAATTCGAATTACCAAAAAGGGATATTTCGGATTGTTGTTATTGGAGAGATCAAAAAGGGGAAAAGCAGCTTCATAAATGCTTTGCTAGGCCAACCCAGTTTAGTTCCAGTCCAAGACGATATTGCTACTTCAACAGTCTACAAATTAGTGTATGGGAAAGAGCATAAAATACGGGTATACTTCAAAGACATTGAAAACAAGATTCAGAATAGAATTATTAAGGAGGCAGAAATTGCTGAATACGGTACAGAAGATGGAAACCCTCAAAACAAAAAAGGTGTTGAGTTTATAGCGATTCAAAGCCCCAATCCATTACTTAAAAAGGGAATAGTGATAATCGATACACCTGGACTTGGTGGAATAATTAAGCAACATAAGGAGATTACCTGGAAATACATCCCCAATGCAGATGCGATATTTTTCGTTTGTGATTCCGTAGAAACACTTCTTAGCCGGGCTGAGATTGAATATCTGCAGAAATTGAAAACTCTTTCACCATACATATTCTTTGTTCAGACAAAAACTGACATTGTTCCTCAAACACAGTGGGAAGCTTGGATGACCAGAAACAAAGATATATTAGCTAAAGAGTTAAATGTACCTAAAGAGAAACTGATATACTTCCCTGTAAGTTCGAAGTTAAAGCATAAAGCAGACAGGATCAAATCGGGAAAAGAACTTGACCGAAGTGGGTTTTCGAAGATATTGTATTTTCTTTATAATCATTTGATCCCACAAAAAAGTGACAAGCTGTACCAGAACTTACTGATTAGTACAATTTCTCATGCAATTGAAATCCATAGGCTCTTGACCGAGAAAATGATAATCACTTCTGCGGAGAATAAGGAGCAACTAGATACTATAGAAAAGCAAATCCTTGAGGAGAGATCAAAGTATGAAAACTGGAGAAATACTGAGTACCCAAGCTTAGTTAAGGAGTTTCAGGATAACCTTGATACGCTAAAACGGACTACTCGAGATAGCCTGTTTAGAGATCTTGATCCATCGCCCAATGGCACATTAGTATCCAGCTTTGTTAAGGAAATCCGAGAAATGGATGTGGATTCAGACGGTCTTAACACAGCTGCACAAGAAATCATATCTGTTTTTATAGACAAGTGCCACGAAATGATAAATAGTGTATTAGAGTACCATAATAAACAAGAGTACGAACTATGCTCTGATCTATCCCAGAAGTTGTTAAACAGTGAATTTGTCGCAGATCAAATAAGATTCAATCCCATAGATGTGAGACCAAAAGACACTTTGGGAATACCAACAAGTACTTTTGAAAAAGCTAGAACAGCATTGTATGGTGGTATGGCAGGAGGGATGTTAGCCAGCATTGTTGCTGGAATTATCTTCCCCCCAAGTCTGATCGTTACTATCATTGGGGGAGCATTGGGGGGTGCTGCTGCAACCTTAGACGCACAAAAGCGAAAGAGAGAGGAATATCTAAGGACGCTAGAGTCTATCCTTTGCGATACCGCTAGACGCATGCAATCCGAATCTATCAGATGCTTCGAAAACACCTTTATCCAATATGACAAACGAATACGTGACATGCTTGGATTGGCAATAAAACAGAGAGATAACGAATTCAAAAACAAACTGTCCGAAATACAAGCTGCTAGGCAACAGACACAGGAGCAGCGAAAAGAAAACACATCAACTCTACAAGAGATGATAAAAAGTGTAAAGAAAGTCATAGATGATTTAAATATCAGTATTCAAGAGATCAAGCAGTGA
- a CDS encoding glycoside hydrolase family protein — MEANLLERMKEQLLRHEGLRLKPYRCIAGKLTIGVGRNLDDCGISQKEAYVLLEGDILQCERQILSEIPKIYLQIDEVRKSVLLNMCFNMGIKGLLSFKNTLAFIEAGDWERAANNMLVSKWAKQVGRRAIELSELMRKGK; from the coding sequence ATGGAAGCTAACTTACTGGAACGTATGAAAGAACAACTGCTGAGGCATGAGGGTTTGCGGCTGAAACCATATCGCTGTATAGCAGGTAAATTGACCATCGGAGTCGGTCGTAATCTGGATGATTGTGGTATCTCTCAGAAGGAAGCTTATGTCCTCTTAGAAGGCGATATTTTGCAGTGTGAGAGGCAAATTCTGTCTGAGATTCCAAAAATCTATCTTCAGATTGATGAGGTACGTAAATCGGTACTGCTGAATATGTGCTTTAACATGGGCATAAAAGGACTACTTAGCTTCAAAAACACCCTTGCGTTCATAGAAGCAGGCGACTGGGAACGGGCTGCAAATAACATGCTTGTATCCAAGTGGGCAAAGCAAGTTGGTCGCAGGGCGATTGAATTATCCGAACTGATGAGGAAAGGTAAGTGA